TAAAAGAAAGCTTAGCCTGTCCAAAGCTTAATTTACCTAAATCTATAACCTAGCGGCTTTCAGGCTGGGCTTACTGATCCATTAGGACAGAATAATCCACCAAAATAGAAATTAGTCCTGAAATAAAGTGAGATGACCAATCTTATTTTGAGCTCATACTGTATGATTTCAAAGTAAATTTTAATCCCTTCATTTTCAATCCTTAAGCAAATCTCATTAAATTGAAGAGTACGCAGATTTTTCACTTTTACACCGCAAACCATGGAAAACAAATACGGCTTTTTGAAGATGAATTTGACTGAATTTGAATCTTGGATTCATTCTCAAAGGATTGCCCGCACCATTCTTACGATTCAGCAACATCACACCTGGAGCCCAAACTACGCCCACTTTAATGGTAGCAATCACTTTGAGAGGCAAAATGCCATGAAAAACCATCACGTTAGAAATAATGGATGGAGTGATATAGGCCAGCACTTTACTACCTTTCCGGACGGAACCATTCTCACGGGAAGGTCACTGGAAGCTATCCCAGCCTGTATTTTTGGGGCAAACAGGGACTCCTTGTGCATAGAACACCTAGGGAATTTTGATGAAGATGGAGATCAGATGTCCAGCGAACACCGGCTGACTATCATTAAAATGACAGCTATTCTATGCGATAAATTCAGACTTCCGGTGAACACCTTCAGTATTATCTACCACCATTGGTTCAATCTGAGCACTGGAAAAAGGAATAACGGTACAGGAGGCAACAAATCGTGCCCAGGAACCAATTTCTTTGGTGGAAACAAGGTGGAAGATTGCATGGCGAATTTTCTTCCACTAGTACAGCTAGAAGTCAATTCAGACCTGAGCCCAGCTCCACCTCCGGCAATCGAAAAGTATGTAGCAGTCACAGCCAGCGCATTGAATGTACGTGTGGCACCCAGAGGATCTGCTTCCAAAGCTCCAGACAGGGGAGCTGCGCTGTTAGGTGCTATTTTGAGGATTTATGATGAGTCAAACGGCTGGTTAAAAATCTCCAAAAGCCAGTCTCACTGGGTGTACGGCAGATATACCTCCGATGTGAAGCGCGCAACTGTAAATGCCGATGTCCTGCGTGTCAGGAGCGGACCCGGAACTGGATATGCTATAGTGGATAATCTCATGAAGTCTGAAGAAGTTTTTATTTCCACTATAGAAGGAGACTGGTGTAAGCTCAGTTTGGAAGAAAAATGGCTGAGCAAAAACTACTTGGATTTCAGTTAATCCTCTCGGAAATGACAAAATGATGCTCATTTTGAGGAATAATTACAAAATAGAAAATTCTCAAATCCTGCCTAAGATGTGTTTAGGTAGGATTCTTTTTTTGGAATGGAGTTGGTGAAGTATTAGTTGCTTTCAGACAGAAGCTGCTTCCAAAAGTGGAAGTAATTACCAACTTAACCACAAGAACCATGAGTTTATTAAAAGATGTAAGAGTAGCCATTCTCGCTACAAACGGATTTGAAGAATCAGAACTGATAGAACCACAGCGGGCACTGGAAAAAGAAGGTGCTGAGGTATTTATCATTTCTACCGAAAATGATCATATCAAAGGCTGGAAAGATGGCAATTGGAGTGAAGCGATTAAAGTAGATGCTAGAGTAGATCAGGTGAGTTCCAAAGACTTTGACTCCCTATTGCTCCCCGGAGGCGTGATTAATCCTGACCTACTGAGGAGAGAAATGTCTGCCGTAGAGTTTGTGAAAAGCTTCTTTGAGGATCATAAACCTGTGGCTGCCATCTGTCATGGACCGCAAATGCTCATTGAAGCAGAAGTAGTGAATGGCCGTACCTTAACTTCCTTTGAATCCATCCGGAAAGACCTAGAAAATGCAGGCGCACACTGGGTAGATGAGGAAGTAGTGGTGGACAGTGGGCTGGTCACCTCCAGAAGTCCAAAGGATCTGCCAGCTTTCAATAAAAAAATGGTAGAGGAATTCAGAGAAGGTAAACATGCCGGACAAACAGCCTAAAACAAAAATCCTCGGATCTATTTCGATCCGAGGATTTTTATTCAATATGTAAATCGGCATTTCTGCCAGTAGAGCTGCCAAATGACATAAGATTCGGAAAATCCCAGAATTGAGTGCTCTTCGGCCTCCTGTCAATTGTACTGAGCGCAATCGAAGCCCGATCTTCTGCCCCTTCAAACAAAGGAAATAGCCTCACTGGCAACATTGCGGATAATCACATTTTTTAATTAAAATCGCAGGCCAGCTGTGATGAAAAAGCCATTTGTTTTGCCTAAATCTATGCCATCCAAATCATTTTCAAGATTGGTCACTGACCATTCATAACTCATGTCCACAAAGAAAATAGCTATATCTACTCCGGCACCTGCAAAAACTCCCCAGTTGGTTGAATTAAAATCATCCTTATCAAAATCATCACCTACGCTGGTAAGGAAAAACCCTGAACCACCACCAAACACACGCAAGGCCAAGGTAGAAGAATCTCTACCCAGTACATTCAGGCCCACGGCCACAGGAACTCGTATGCCGTTCAGATTGGCCTTTAAATCATCCGAGGTGAGATCATCACTGTCCTTGAATTCAGCTGATTTCCCCATGTAAAATACCCCTGGCTCAAAGTATAATTTTTCTCCAAACGCAATACTGGCCCCTACTTGCCAGCCAGCCTGTCCAGACACGCCATCATCTGCTTGAGTCATGTTGGTAAAATTCACTCCAGCTCCAGGTTTGAAATTCTGAGCTTGTAGACTTGTTCCAAAAACCAATAGCAGCAAAAGTGTGATCAGTAAATTTTTCATAGTTGTTATATAAAGTGATTTCTTATAAATATAAAGCTCTAAAAACCATATAAATATACTTAACCAAAGCCGAATAAAAGATTTTGGCAGATTATTTTTCCCTTCATATATCCGAAAACTACCGTCCATGAATTTCTGGCTTAATGTTAGAAAAAAGCGAATTATCTTAGGAATGATCTTTATAACCAAACTATGATGATAAAAAACTACTTACAAACACTGATTCTTGGTGTCCTATTACTCACAGGCGCGAGTACATGGGCCCAAACGGGGTATCAAAAACCTCCAAAGGAAATCACCGATCTGTTCAATGCACCTAGCACACCTTCTGTGGTTTTCAGCAAAGCAGGAGATTGGATGCTACTACTCGAAAGTGCAGACAATCCTAGTATTGAGGACCTATCCCAACCTGAATTGCGGATCGCAGGACTTCGAATCAACCCGGCTACTTCAGGACCCAGCCGTGGCAGAGGAGTGGAAAACCTTAAAATCAAAAACACCAAAACCGGAGAGGAAACCCAAATAACCGGCCTTCCGGCAAAGCCAAATATGGGCGGGTTTTCACTATCCGATGATGAAAAATACCTGGCTTTCACACAAACCGAAGTTAATGGAATCAGCCTCTACGTGGTGGATTTGACCAGCTTCCAAGCCAAAAAACTCACCGATGCGATTGTCAATGAAACCTATGGCAATGCAGTCATTTGGACTCCAGACAATCAGATTATTCTGAAGGCTGCCAATCCTAACCGTGGTGATATGCCACAGAAACCTATGGCTCCGGCAGGTCCCATCATTCAGGAAACTTCAGGAGATGCCGCCCCAAGCAGAACCTATCAGGACCTCTTAGAAAATCCACATGACGAAAATCTATTTGCCTATTTCATGGATTCCCAGCTCATGATGGTCAGCCTAGATGGGACAAAAAAGCCATTTGGAGCTCCTGGCATGATCAAATCAATGGATCTTTCGCCGGACGGCTCCTACCTTATGGTAGAAGTCATCAAAAAGCCTTTTTCTTATTTGGTACCTGCTTACAGATTCCCGTATGATGTGGAAATCTGGGGCATAGATGGGACTAAGAAGAAAACTTTTGCCGAAATCCCATTGGATGAAAACCGCCCTACGGGTTTCGATGCCACAGTCACAGGTCCTCGCTCTATCAACTGGAGAGCAGACAAGCCGGCCATGCTTTACTGGGTAGAAGCTCAGGACGGCGGAGACGCCAGAGTAGAAATGGAAGAGCGTGAAATTATCTACACATTGGATGCGCCATTTACTGCTGAAAAGAAAAAGTTGACCACCTCGGCATACCGATTTGCCGGAATTGCTTGGAGTGATGATGAGTTTGCCATCCTCAATGAGCGCTGGTCCAGATCCCGCAAAGAAGTACGCTCCGTCATTAATCCTTCTGATCCTTCTCAGCCAAAAAGAGTAATCATCGATCGTTCTTCAGATGATTTGTATAATGATCCAGGAGATCCTGTTTACACCAAAAATGAATTCGGAGAAAATGTGTTGCTTCGCAATGGAGACCTTTTGTACATGACCAGTCCCGGCGGTTCTCCAGAAGGTAATATGCCTTTCCTATCTACTTTCAACACCAAAACCAAAGCGCAGGAAATCCTCTGGAGATCACAAGCCCCTTATTATGAGCGAGTGGTAAAGGTATTGGATGAAAAGGCAACGGAATTTATCACTTTAAAGGAAAGCACTGATATTCAACCGAACTATTGGTTGGTAAATACCAAAAAGCGTATCGCTCCACAGCAAATCACCGCATTTGCCCACCCTTACGAGTCCATCAAAAACATCAATAAAGAACTGGTGACCTACGAAAGAGAAGATGGGCTAAACCTCTCTGCCGTGGTCTATACGCCAGAGGGTTACGATCCTGAGAAGGATGGTAGATTACCAGTCTTGATGTGGGCCTATCCTAGAGAGTATAAGTCTGCAGCAGTTGCAGCTCAGGTGAGAGGCTCCAAGTATGCCTTTACCCGTTTGAGCTGGGGTTCTCCGCTTTACTGGGTGACACAGGGCTATGCCATCATGGATAGAACAGAAATGCCTATCGTAGGAGAAGGGGATAAGGAGCCAAATGATTATTTCATCGACCAGCTCGTCCTGAATGCAGAAGCAGCAATAGATAAAATCGTAGATATGGGCATAGGAGATCGCGACCGCATCGCCGTAGGCGGGCATTCCTATGGAGCCTTCATGACCGCCAACCTGCTTTCGCATACGGATCTTTTTGCCGCAGGAATCGCAAGATCTGGAGCGTACAATAGAACTTTGACTCCTTTTGGCTTCCAATATGAGCAGCGTACCTACTGGGAAGCTCCGGAAGTTTACTTCAATATGTCTCCCTTCTCCTTTGCGGATCAGGTGAAAACCCCGATCCTACTAATTCACGGACAGGCAGACAATAATTCTGGAACATTCCCGATTCAGTCAGAACGCTATTACAACGCGTTAAAAGGCCATGGAGCTACAGCAAGGTTGGTTTTTCTTCCTAATGAAAGTCATGGGTATGCAGCTCAGGAATCCATATTGCATACTCTTTGGGAAATGGACACCTGGCTGGATAAATATGTAAAGAACAAATACCCTGACGGAAAAATAGACAATAAATAAGTTGTAGAATCACTCAAAAGCCCTTCTGAAATGATCAGAGGGGCTTTTTTTGTTTTAAATATATACGCTTTCTACGAGTAAAAGGACAGGGCAATTTAGGATAGGTTAGACTTAAGAATCGCGGCCTATTCGGCATGCCTACCGGCAAGGCAGGTCTTCGGTAAATTGTACTGAGCGAATTCGTAGTATCGGTTTTGCAACCAAATAATCGAAGGACGAAAGGTGCCTGGCATAGTTGCGGATAATCATATTTTATTTCTTATTCAAGGTCATCTCAAAAAACTGGTACCAGTTGCCTCCGGAGTTTACTTCTCCTATTTCATGCCATTGCCCTTGGTCATTGAGCTGGATTACATACCTTACATTTTCTACAGGATACCAATAGAGTACCTGATCTACCAACTCAGCTTGGTAGGTTCCGTGCTGATTACTCTGCAGGAAAGAGTGAAATTCAAACTTCCCACTGCCCTCGGCCATAGTGACAATCGCCATGGCATTATGGACGGTTTTGCCATTGGAGGTGCCTTGACCTTCTATTAGCAGTGCGGTGCCGTCCAGTTTAAAGCTGACTATTTCCGTCTGCTCAAATTCCATTTTCTCCCTGCTTTGATTCATCATCCAGCCGGCACCTTGCCATTCACCTTCTAAAAATGACAAGTTCTTAAGTTCTCCTTGGGCCTCTTTGTTCAGTTCATAATTTTGACCGATGGCGAAAAAGGGCAAAAGAGATAAGATCAATACGATTAGATTTTTCATGTGTAAATTGGTTTATAATGTAAACTTAAAATTCAAAATTTTTTAACTGATGTAATTTTTCAATGCATTCACATAAGTTTCGAACGCATTGACACCATGCTTAGTGATTTTAGCTGTGGTCAAGGGTCGTTTTCCTTTAAAAGACTTTTCAATTTCTATATAGCCTGCTTTTTCAAGCTTATCCAGCTGCACACTAAGATTGCCCGCTGTGGATTCTGTTTTTTCTTTCAGAAAAGTGAATTCCGCAGACTCCACACTGATCAGTAAAGACATGACTGCCAGGCGCAACTGAGAATGTAATAAAGGGTCTAAAGGCTTAAACTCGCTCACGATAGGTGTTTTTCAGGTAATAACCGGGCACAAGATATCCCAAAATCATGGCAATGCCAGCTACTAAATATTGATCTGAGACTGGAACTAGAAAAGCCACAACTGCGGCAATTGCCAATACTACAGCCCCTAATTTGACCATGGAGACTCTGATCAAGCTTCCAGTGGCAAACATTCCGACTGCCGCCAAAAGTAAAATCACCGGATTATGGTTAAAGCCCAGAACAGGCATAAAGCCCAACACGACAACAATACCCATAAACACTCCAATCCATAGCTGATTCAATACCTGATCTAAATGAGTTTTGATTTTTGCCTTACTTTTTTTCTTTATTCCCCAGAAAAAACTGATAAATACTGAGGGCAAAACCAACACCCAAACATAGTAAGGGTGCTCAAACCCTGCTTTTTCTAAAGCATAATGTCCAAAGCTACAGATTGAAATCACCCAGCCCCAAAGAAGAAAATAAAAACTTCCATCACCGGCTGCCTCTTGTTTTGCTTTGGCTATCATATCTGTGATGATCGCCAAAGACTCGCTACTGCTTAGTTCTTTTTTCATGTGTTTATAATTTTTTTTAAGGTCACGTGGAATCTTCGCATGAATTATAATCATCCCTCTGTGTGTCGCTTCGGGTCATGCTTGATTTCATATTAATAATGGTTTTTTAGTGGATCACCAATCTTAAAAGCAGGAAAACATCTTATCGTGACGATAACCCACATGTGAGCTTGACTCTCCAAGTCATTTATGAAATAGCTTACGGTACAAAATTAAACAGGTTTACATTATAAACCAAACAATCTCATAAACTTTCAAGGTTAACCCATTTGAAGCCTTGATCCATAACCCCACTAGTCAGTGCTTCAGCTTACCTGACTCGTGCAAGCTTTTACTCAAATCTCGAGAAGAAAATGAATCTGATTATCCGCAATGATGCCAGTAGTTAAAGAATGTGGCTGGATAGTAGCGGATAATCGTCCACCGACAACAGTCCACTGCCCTCAGTACGTAGAAAGAAACCTTAACCCATAATTTCTCTCGCTACTGGAAAGAAAGCGGATATCCATAAAAATGAATATAAATTTCCAAGCTAACCACCATCTTTTTCCACGATTCGCCTACAAAAATCCAGGTCTAAAAACAGATGCTTTTAAACCAAGAAAAATAGCATTTAAATGCTCTTAAAAAGGCTTTTTTAATGTTTAGCTTTACTTTTCTAAGGGTCAAAAATGCTGTAAATTAGCCAAAAAACCACCCTTATTATCGAAAGTTCAAAAAGCACCCAAACTCCGTTTTTGAAAAGTATCCAACCTTGGGTTTTCTTCCCTTCCGCTGGACTCATCCTCATCTTTGTCACCCTTACTTTAATCTTCCAAGAATCTGTAGGTACGCTGTTTGAAAACATTCAAGCTACCATCTCCAAAGATTTCGGGTGGCTGTATGTCATAGCCGTCAATGTAGTCCTAGTTTTCTGCATCTACCTTGGATTTGGCAGATATAAAAACATTAGGCTGGGAGGCCCCGATTCCAAACCGGAATTCAGTACTTGGGCCTGGCTCAGTATGCTGTTCAATGCCGGCATAGGCTTAGTATTAATGTTTTATGCAGTGGCAGAGCCGATCAGCCATTTTTCTAATCCGCCTTATGGTGAAGCTGGTACACTAGCTGCTGCTAATAATGCACTTAACCTTTCCTACCTGCATTGGGGGCTTCACGGCTGGGGGGTCTATGCTTTGATGGGACTGGCTATTGCGTTTTTCACCTATAATCGTGGCCTTCCATTGGGAGTGCGCTGGATATTATACCCACTTTTGGGAGATAAACTGAAGGGTCCCATCGGACACCTTATCGATACCATGGCTGTAGTAGCCACTATGTTTGGGCTGGCCACTACCTTAGGACTGGGGATTCAGCACATTAATTCCGGTATGAATTACCTTTTTGGTGTACCAGATAGTCCTCAAGTACAGGTTATACTTATTGGAATTATAACAATATGTGCCACCATCTCTGTGGTCTCAGGCCTGCATAATGGCATTCAACTTCTAAGCAAAATAGCCTCAATCATGGCTATAATTTTGATGGCATTTATGCTGATCGTAGGACCAACATTGTTCATTATCGGGTCCACGGTTCAGAGCACCGGCTTTTATCTACAAAGTCTAATCGGCACCTCCACCTGGATGGAAATTTACCGAGGTACGCACTGGATGGACAGTTGGACATTTTTTTATTGGGCCTGGTGGTTTGCTTGGGCTCCATTTGTGGGACTGTTTATCGCCAGAATATCGAAAGGCCGGACCATCCGAGAGTTTATATTGGGCGTATTGTTAGGTCCTACCGCTGCGAGTATAATTTGGATTTCCATTTTTGGAAGTACTGCTTTTCATATCGAGCTTTTCGGGCCAGGAGGAATCAGTGAGGCCGTTCAGGAAAACATCAATACTGGATTATATTCTTTGCTGCAAATGTTCCCTCTTCCCTACCTAAGTATTCTTTTTGTGGTGATCGCTGGAGTGATATTCTTTGTCACCTCTTCAGATAGCGGATCGCTAGTGATTGATTTTATCACCAGCGGTGGCAAAGATGATACTCCAGTGAAATTGAGGATATTCTGGGCACTCATTGAAGGAGCTGTGGCTGCGGTTCTGGTATTAGGTGGAGGCTTAGTGGCACTCCAAACAGGATCTTTGGTCACCGGATTGCCAGTTTGTGTATTGATGTTACTGGTTTGTTACGCTGTCAACAAGGCTTTGAAAAAGTATCAAGAAGAACAAAAAGAAAACCGCGAATAGTCAAATTCGCGGCTTCTCCGAATCATTTTGCCCTCTTAATCGATTTTTAGAGGGATTTTTCTTTGTCAGTCAGTTCTTTCTGAAAATATGGAGCATGCTCCGGATCCAGAGGTTTTTTCCCCAAAATAATATCTGCGGCCTTCTCTGCCACCATCATCACTGGCGAGTAAATATTCCCATTGGTAACATAAGGGAATACGGAAGCATCCACTACACGAAGGTTTTCTACACCGTGCACTTTCAGGGTTTTAGGATCAGTGACATCCATAGGACCAACACCCATTCTACAGGTAGCGCAAGGATGATAGGCACTTTCCCCTTCTTTGGCCACAAAATCAAGAATCTCCTCATCCGTCTGAACATCCTTGCCGGGCGAAAGTTCTTCGCCCATTAATTCAGACATGGCTTCAGTTTCAATTAATTTTCTAGAAAGACGAATCGCTTCTATCCACTCTTTTCTTTCTTTTTCAGTAGAAAGATAATTGAATAAAATACTCGGGTATTCGGTAGGATCAGCTGATTTGATTTTCACCCGCCCTCGCACATCCGTATTCATAGGCCCCACGTGTAACTGAAATCCATGGCCTTCTTTGGGAGCGGTACCATCGTATCGTATCGCAATAGGTAAAAAGTGAAATTGAAGATTTGGGTAGTCTACCTCCTCATTACTTCTGATAAATCCGCCCGCCTCAAAATGATTGGATGCACCTAGTCCTTTTTTCCTAAACAACCAGTCAAATCCGATTTTAGGAGCTTTCCACGGACTTAATGCTGGGTATAAACTCACTGGTTTTTTGGCTGCCCATTGAACATACACTTCTAAGTGATCCTGCAAGTCCTCGCCCACACCAGGCAAGTCATGAACCACTGGAATTCCAAGACTTTTCAGGTGTTCCGCATTTCCCACTCCTGAAAGCTGCAGAAGTTGCGGAGAATTGATGGCGCCTCCGCAGGAAATGATTTCCTTTCCATAAACCTGCTTTACTTTACCGCCTTGCTTGTACGCTACACCCACTGCTTTTTTTCCTTCAAACAGCACCCGCATCACGGTGGCTTGGGTTTCTATATGAAGATTTTTTCTCTGGCCTTTTACCGGATGAATGTAGGCCCGAGCTGCATTGAGCCTCCTGGAATTGTAAATCGTTTGATCAAACTTACCAAACCCTTCTTGCTGGTAGCCATTGACGTCATCTGTGAGCGGATATCCTGCTTCCTGAACTGACTCAAAAAAGGCATCAAACAGGGGGTTGTCGCATTTCGGTGTAGTCAACTTTAAGTTTCCCTGATCACCACGGTAAGCATCTCCTCCGATCAATCGATCCTCTACTCGCTTAAAATAGGGGAGGCAGTGCGCATAATCCCATTCTTCCATTCCCTCATCCTTAGCCCACTTTTCAAAATCCATGGCATTGCCACGGATCCAGATCATGCCGTTGATACAGGAAGATCCACCCAAAACCTTTCCCCGGGGTTGGGCTATTCTTCGATTGTGCATATGAGGCTCAGGATCTGAGGAATATCCCCAGTTGTAATTAGTCCCTGTAAGCAAATACGTCAATGCCGCTGGCATGTGTATTCTAAAATCCCATTTGTAATCAGGTCTCCCTGCCTCAAGTACTAGTACTTCATTGGTTGAATTTTCACTAAGTCGGTTGGTCAAAACGGCTCCAGCTGAACCTCCACCGACAATTATATAATCGTACGTCATCGATTTTTTGTAATTCAAAGAATAAGAAAGACAAGATCTCCTTGCAAAAGCTAATCGCCTTCCTTATTCTGTTTCTTCAATAATCCAATAGTTCAAGAAGCCTGCAGGGGTTTCTAAAACTACTTTATAAAACTCAGAATCAGGCTTATCTGTTTGGAATGAATACGCTTCAGCCTCCAGTTCCACTTCACCTATAGCTTCATAGGTATCCTTTCCACCTGTTTTAAAGTTATTGCTGGTACTGAGCCAGACTTGCCCATTTCCTTCTGAAGAAAGGGATTTCCAGCTTAAGTGGATGGTATTACCTTCCTTCACCGCTTTGAACTGACTGGCGTTCACAGGACCTATAAAAGGCACGCCATCGAGTTCCATGGCTTTGTCCTGAGGCACTTTCAAATCCAGGAAATTAACGATGGAAGGGAAAATATCAACCATTTGACCGGTTTCAGCGGAATGAGCATTGAGTTCCTCAGCGTTAGTAGCTATCCAAACACTTCGCTCTCGATCACTTTGCCCACCGTGGCCATACCCATTCATCTCCCGACCATGATCTGTGGTGATGACGATCAGCCAATCTTCATTGAATTTAGCTTCTCGCTCTTGGATGGCTTCCCAGACTCTACCGATCTGCACATCAGCTTTTTGCACTGCATCGACAAACTCTGGACTGTTTCCATACCGATGAGACATATCATCTGTGAACTCGAGGTACATCCAGGATAAATCCGGCGCATTTTCACGAATCGTTTTAGCTGCTTCTTTTGATACAGCTTCATCTATATTATAGATGAAAATCCTTCCTTCATCATGCGGATACTTAAGCGTATCCAGTTCCAAGCCATCGAAGTGATAATCGAAAGTCAACTGATTGGTTTGCGGTAATTTTGCCCCGGCAAGTTTGGTTCTATTATCCAGCCAGGTGGAGAATATACCGATAGACTTTTCTGGATATTGCTCCTTAAATATGCTGAAAATGGTGGGATAATGGTAATTGGGATCTTTGATGCTATTTCCCCAGACATTGTGCTTATTGGCCCATACTCCCGTCAAAAGGGAATTGTAACCCACCGCAGAGATCGTTGGGGTTTGGCTATAAGCATCTTTTTCTCCACCCATAGTCGCCTTCATCAAGCCACCTTCTGCTACGATTTTGTCCAAATTAGGGGTAGCCACTGTGTCGATAACATCATCGGGAATTCCATCTACAATGACGAAAAGGACTTTTTTAGCTTTTGGTTCTTCCTGATTTTCTTTGGTAGAACATGCCTGTAAAGCCAACAGACCCATACAGCTTGCTAGAATAAATTTCTTCATTTTAATAATTAGGTAACTAGAGAAGCCCGGAATGAAAAACACCGGGCTTCAAATTCAAATTGTCTTTTATTCCCAACCGAATATCTGTGTAAGATTTGGGTTGAGTGTAACCTGCTGAATAGGAACTGGTCGGTAATAGTATTTAGGCTCTACAAAGTCTCTTTGCTTTGTATCAGTCACCATCATTCCTCCATTCTCACCATTCTGAAGAAATACATCAACGTTTTCCTCGATAGTGCCGGCTTTATAATAGATCAACTCTTCTCCGAGACTATTTTTCTCTTTGGCATCGCCCACTGGAATATCGGCGTCTTTACTGATCAAAATTATATCCTCTATTCCATCTCCTGTAAGATCATACTTGCCCAGACCATCAAAGTACATTCCTTGAGGAATATTTTCGAATAGTTTGCCGGCGTGCCATCTCATCATGTCATCATATCTATATCCTTCTACAGCTAGTTCTATTCTTCTTTCCCTTCTAATCTCCAGATGAACACCTAGGTTTGCTCCGCTCAGATTTGGGTATTTTTCTACCAAAAATGGATCAGGATTCCTATTTGCATCGCTCAGATTCAGAGCTGGCATCCCTGCTCTTTGGCGTAGTAGGTTGATGGACATGTCCAGGTCAGCCTGGGTCAGCTCGTCAAGCTCTACCTTTGCCTCTGCATAGTTCAGCAACACTTCCGCATAGCGATATACCGGAAAATCTGCGCTTCCCGCCTCTACATTGTCTATCGTATTCTGATAGCCTTTGAGCTGGTGATAACCTGTAAAATTTTTACTCAAAGTCTGGATGTAAGGCTTAGTATTGGGAGCCTGAACCCAACCTGGATAGACTATAGTTTGCTTTAGTCTAGGGTCTCTGTTTTCAAACTCTTCTACAAAGCCTTTAGTCTCATAACCAGGAACAGAGGAATAATAGGTGCCATCCTTCATTAAGTAGCTCATCACCAAATCTCTAGCCGGAGATTGCTCATAATCACCAAAAACTCCGGTGTTGATATCCCAACCCCTATCTTTTTCAGCGTCGTACGGGTTTACCAGGATTACTTCAGCATTGCCCAGTAGATCTTGAGATGAGAACAAAGTAGCGTAGTCACTTTCAGGATTACCCGTGGAATGAATAGAAAACATGCCAGAATTCATGATCTCACTGGATAGATCACGCGCCTTTTGTATGAGTGCCGTAGCGGATCCTTCTAATCCTAGTTCGCTATGGTATTTTCTGTAAGTGCCTTCATACAGCGCTAGACGTGCATAGAAGGCTTTCACTGCCCATACTCCAGGAGTCCCACTTGGCACTTCTTCCCGGACGTTATTAGCGGCGAATTCCAGATCCTCCATTACTTTGGACATCACCATTTCTCTAGAGTCCCGGGCTTTATAAAGCTGCTCTTCATCACTTGGATCTAGGGTGTGCTCATACCATGGCACATCTGAGTATCGCTTGATCATTCCGAAATAGAATACAGCTCTGTAATACCTGGCCAAACCTACATAATGTGCAATCGCCTCTTCAGAACCAACTGCCTTCTCATAGTTGTCCAGAAAGTAGTTGATATCCCTCAAGGCACCCCAATTCCAGCCACCCGTGAGGGTTTGGG
This genomic window from Algoriphagus sp. TR-M9 contains:
- a CDS encoding N-acetylmuramoyl-L-alanine amidase codes for the protein MENKYGFLKMNLTEFESWIHSQRIARTILTIQQHHTWSPNYAHFNGSNHFERQNAMKNHHVRNNGWSDIGQHFTTFPDGTILTGRSLEAIPACIFGANRDSLCIEHLGNFDEDGDQMSSEHRLTIIKMTAILCDKFRLPVNTFSIIYHHWFNLSTGKRNNGTGGNKSCPGTNFFGGNKVEDCMANFLPLVQLEVNSDLSPAPPPAIEKYVAVTASALNVRVAPRGSASKAPDRGAALLGAILRIYDESNGWLKISKSQSHWVYGRYTSDVKRATVNADVLRVRSGPGTGYAIVDNLMKSEEVFISTIEGDWCKLSLEEKWLSKNYLDFS
- a CDS encoding type 1 glutamine amidotransferase domain-containing protein, yielding MSLLKDVRVAILATNGFEESELIEPQRALEKEGAEVFIISTENDHIKGWKDGNWSEAIKVDARVDQVSSKDFDSLLLPGGVINPDLLRREMSAVEFVKSFFEDHKPVAAICHGPQMLIEAEVVNGRTLTSFESIRKDLENAGAHWVDEEVVVDSGLVTSRSPKDLPAFNKKMVEEFREGKHAGQTA
- a CDS encoding PorT family protein; translated protein: MKNLLITLLLLLVFGTSLQAQNFKPGAGVNFTNMTQADDGVSGQAGWQVGASIAFGEKLYFEPGVFYMGKSAEFKDSDDLTSDDLKANLNGIRVPVAVGLNVLGRDSSTLALRVFGGGSGFFLTSVGDDFDKDDFNSTNWGVFAGAGVDIAIFFVDMSYEWSVTNLENDLDGIDLGKTNGFFITAGLRF
- a CDS encoding S9 family peptidase is translated as MMIKNYLQTLILGVLLLTGASTWAQTGYQKPPKEITDLFNAPSTPSVVFSKAGDWMLLLESADNPSIEDLSQPELRIAGLRINPATSGPSRGRGVENLKIKNTKTGEETQITGLPAKPNMGGFSLSDDEKYLAFTQTEVNGISLYVVDLTSFQAKKLTDAIVNETYGNAVIWTPDNQIILKAANPNRGDMPQKPMAPAGPIIQETSGDAAPSRTYQDLLENPHDENLFAYFMDSQLMMVSLDGTKKPFGAPGMIKSMDLSPDGSYLMVEVIKKPFSYLVPAYRFPYDVEIWGIDGTKKKTFAEIPLDENRPTGFDATVTGPRSINWRADKPAMLYWVEAQDGGDARVEMEEREIIYTLDAPFTAEKKKLTTSAYRFAGIAWSDDEFAILNERWSRSRKEVRSVINPSDPSQPKRVIIDRSSDDLYNDPGDPVYTKNEFGENVLLRNGDLLYMTSPGGSPEGNMPFLSTFNTKTKAQEILWRSQAPYYERVVKVLDEKATEFITLKESTDIQPNYWLVNTKKRIAPQQITAFAHPYESIKNINKELVTYEREDGLNLSAVVYTPEGYDPEKDGRLPVLMWAYPREYKSAAVAAQVRGSKYAFTRLSWGSPLYWVTQGYAIMDRTEMPIVGEGDKEPNDYFIDQLVLNAEAAIDKIVDMGIGDRDRIAVGGHSYGAFMTANLLSHTDLFAAGIARSGAYNRTLTPFGFQYEQRTYWEAPEVYFNMSPFSFADQVKTPILLIHGQADNNSGTFPIQSERYYNALKGHGATARLVFLPNESHGYAAQESILHTLWEMDTWLDKYVKNKYPDGKIDNK
- a CDS encoding winged helix-turn-helix domain-containing protein translates to MSEFKPLDPLLHSQLRLAVMSLLISVESAEFTFLKEKTESTAGNLSVQLDKLEKAGYIEIEKSFKGKRPLTTAKITKHGVNAFETYVNALKNYIS